In one window of Balaenoptera musculus isolate JJ_BM4_2016_0621 chromosome 10, mBalMus1.pri.v3, whole genome shotgun sequence DNA:
- the LOC118902752 gene encoding proline-rich protein 2-like, which yields MPPSFGKTLRVNRDGPRVMGPPVSAGPCAPASGSRSEQEPAPRRPANPPSAPRWLLGPPGGARAAGPTRPPAPPPPRPPAPRSRAPDPAAGREALLGAGARPARAASRPSGPSKPPRHLHRGPRAALGAASSPGDRTRPAAGRRHGVAADPRVYPQLPTRSPPRSLSVQPLPPGCHRAPGPRRRLPTCGRATERGLQPLRGALGARSPPPALRPAEAGGQARVAPGGKQGWVLCGSPAPTHIRRTPQQGGGRGAGAASAGAPSRRNAGPARRERGRHRPP from the coding sequence ATGCCACCGTCCTTCGGGAAAACCCTGCGGGTAAATCGAGATGGGCCGCGGGTGATGGGGCCGCCGGTCTCCGCCGGGCCCTGCGCGCCCGCCTCGGGAAGCCGCTCGGAGCAGGAGCCCGCGCCCCGGCGCCCCGCAAACCCACCCTCCGCGCCGCGCTGGCTGCTCGGGCCGCCAGGGGGCGCCCGGGCCGCGGGTCCCACTCGGCCCCCGGCTCCTCCGCCTCCGCGGCCTCCCGCACCCAGAAGCCGAGCTCCAGACCCAGCGGCGGGGAGAGAAGCCCTCCTCGGCGCCGGCGCGAGGCCCGCGAGGGCAGCCTCCCGACCCTCGGGGCCTTCGAAGCCCCCTCGCCACCTCCATAGGGGGCCCCGCGCCGCCCTCGGCGCAGCGTCGTCTCCCGGGGACCGCACTCGCCCCGCGGCTGGACGCCGACACGGAGTGGCCGCGGATCCCCGCGTCTATCCCCAACTTCCGACGCGAAGCCCTCCCCGCAGTCTCAGCGTTCAGCCGCTGCCGCCCGGCTGCCATCGAGCCCCGGGACCCAGACGGCGGCTCCCCACCTGCGGCCGTGCGACCGAACGCGGCCTGCAGCCCCTCCGCGGAGCCCTCGGCGCGCGCTCGCCGCCCCCCGCTCTGCGACCGGCCGAGGCTGGCGGCCAGGCGCGGGTGGCTCCCGGAGGAAAACAGGGCTGGGTGCTCTGCGGGTCACCCGCGCCCACCCATATCCGGAGGACACCCCAGCAGGGCGGGGGCCGAGGGGCGGGGGCAGCGAGCGCGGGGGCCCCGTCGCGCCGCAATGCTGGCCCCGCCCGGCGGGAGAGGGGTCGCCACCGCCCGCCGTGA